The Paraburkholderia sp. PREW-6R genomic interval CCGGCGTGATCTTGTCGCAGTTCGAGATGCACACCATTGCATCGGCGCAGTGCGCATTGACCATGTATTCCACCGAGTCCGCGATGATGTCGCGGCTCGGCAGCGAGTACAGCATGCCGTCGTGACCCATCGCGATGCCGTCATCGACGGCAATGGTGTTGAATTCCTTGGCGACGCCGCCGGCAGCTTCGATTTCGCGCGCGACGAGCTGGCCGAGGTCTTTCAGGTGTACGTGTCCGGGCACGAACTGGGTGAACGAATTGACCACCGCGATGATCGGCTTGGAGAAGTCTTCGTCTTTCATGCCGGTGGCACGCCACAGCGAGCGCGCTCCCGCCATGTTGCGGCCGGCGGTGGAGGTTTTGGAACGGTAGGTGGGCATCGTGGGTGCTAAAGAATGATTGCGGAAAGGTAGCGGGCCACGGGAATAAAGGCCCTTTGCACGCCATCGCAAACAACCTCTTGAGTCGCGCTCTGGGCAAACGCGGCATTATCCCACAGGGGGGTGAACGCTTGCCGGGACGGCGCGCTGTGTCGACAGCACGCCGCGCGCGTTCGCGGCAGTCGTCGCGCATGCCTGAACTGTATTGTTCGTTTGCCTGGCTGCAATGGACTGAGCCCGCTGTTTTTTTATCTCAAGTCGCGTTTTGCACGGCGGCTTTCGCAGACGCGCGCAATGCCATTGGAGCACGCGTATCTCGACGTGTTCAGAAAACGCTTTCGCGCGACGGCAATACGCGTTACCTGGTACTTTTAGCTGCGGCTGCAAGCGCTTCGTCACGCTCACGGCTCCATGCTTCGAGCAGGGCCCGCGTCTGCGCATGGATAGTGGATCGGAGCAGTTCAGCCTTCTCGGCATCGATGGTCTTCCAGCCGAGAAACGTCAGCGTCGAGCGATGCGCGACGTGAAAAACCATCAGCTGTCCGTGCAGGCTGAATGCGCGGATCAGCGTGATGGGGTCGTCGGCGGCGCGGCCTGATATGCGCGCCACGAGGCCGGCGGTCGCATTGTTGAGCGGCTCGCGAATACGGCTGGAAATGATTTTCGTCGCGCTGTCGGGTTCATAGCCGGCCTGCTCGCGTGCGAAGAACAATCGCCTTCCCGGCTTGCTCGCTTTCGCGAGCGCGGTGTCGGCAATGGCGTCCTGAATGCCAATGAACGCATCGATCAACGTTTCCGTGTCGGCGTCTTCGCTCAGCACCTTTTGCGCGTGCTCGACAGGCGGGCCCAACGTCTGCC includes:
- a CDS encoding CerR family C-terminal domain-containing protein, whose protein sequence is MNTAKKLRRSTEGGYARGDETRNRIIEAAVDLFGEHGFDGASTRDIAARAGVNAPALQYYFENKEGVYHACIEAMTDRAWQTLGPPVEHAQKVLSEDADTETLIDAFIGIQDAIADTALAKASKPGRRLFFAREQAGYEPDSATKIISSRIREPLNNATAGLVARISGRAADDPITLIRAFSLHGQLMVFHVAHRSTLTFLGWKTIDAEKAELLRSTIHAQTRALLEAWSRERDEALAAAAKSTR